The Anastrepha ludens isolate Willacy chromosome 2, idAnaLude1.1, whole genome shotgun sequence genome contains a region encoding:
- the LOC128871836 gene encoding uncharacterized protein LOC128871836, protein MPRNAVKKLINDVVCLPIQTAKTTTVTETIIVIQNTTPTKTITTQQGKRREKQGEQTELEKEKQDQQQKQSNKRGQRRKRRSKQRSKKLTTTTCSTTTVSPKTIETSTRKASGDKKPLKSRSATSKKLYSPPYFSTLYPIVIETCFELESLTASGNSKAGTTGSSIKAAGAGGTCVIGVTNTQRLNNTCRRQLRRRRSVTNFTNRKHRAKAKAAAAARASPVLKVRGNSKETAARLATLRNRKKVEESSKDKKKQKVGNNNCELQVKRHAAWYNLNEALLNKIEPLEVEVKKSGSKRKRDSSVAAARKRNSITLKHTPPPAVHLSPASFDFITLPCVGAPAAEISAGPSIVKTSESISQANATQTSSTATEVSVELTDVATSTSTATTASKGVVAVTKAAISNSEYSSSVSSGSSKKRARGGMSLYERRYQTTDAEPRSGASVVTNGYLSSTRTSSASSSAVHSDADNTQDITQQYYMPVASVSSSGLAGSSSSGSGVIAAVPLGNGSALNHAPSMATLCNIGNTCYLNSVVYTLRFAPQFLHNLHHLIVDLSSIQQCIARQRAAKSSSLGRGISAVQLENARSWSSKDLAALEQNALMNVGVGGVGGCGGGIGQKSSHQMLTERLHELYQCLHRNELAESTEPFHADTLLHAVQDVNAIFEGNQQQDAHEFLMCLLNSIRETCQLLIKAIGEYPDLIMNGYIRNPDELDTYTIERDALGGTNATPSSSNAHGGSGAPGASNATNSSSSSLSTSNITKASFFSRKSKRKEESKNSKNSRLQSPLKDGQSGGIQATSNSLFYLNSVDLSGASSNNASTTSATATVSASASSPSTTVKGLSVSTTGNDSKSELSSPVMLKDKERLAEKIRELGLDFFSEDFEGVTVSTTKCLSCETVTEQKESMIDIAVPVPISGYDNADLTDKPSAFIQNSCVTREFFRGENKYRCEQCTGYTEAIRSISYEVLPRLLVIQLSRFSGGMEKINSYIPTSFTLQCFCAKCCELSDANKLHIYKLYSVITHVGATMSVGHYIAYTCSLDWANEYVNCPKDRRNANINSGSQQMGLQANGLSNNSFYPLGGGVGSAASGGGSTPNERSSPGTQAASAASAAASALASSGSSLMKKMKFGRSKASSSGDMSKNMKNLNGITSKVITNGIGKLSMNTTCHSLTCCATRICSVQQQQLQQHQLSASNNELSEETLPNGSNHASASMSISGSSNAGGGGGSGTGSGGSSTTSGYSSYPVGYGSTGRGGTKASACGGYASSCGSLSAMGSSNGEPIWYMCDDDKIKAMTQREFEELLSPARKITVTPYLLFYARFDLQTSTPPSAKSTSTAAQQSSWSNENLTLNPGATAAALHKM, encoded by the exons ATGCCCAGAAATGCtgtaaagaaattaattaacgACGTGGTGTGTCTTCCAATACAAAcagctaaaacaacaacagtaacagaAACAATAATTGTAATACAAAATACTACACCAACAAAAACCATTACAACACAACAAGGAAAAAGACGAGAAAAGCAAGGTGAGCAAACagaattagaaaaagaaaagcaggatcaacaacaaaaacaatcaaaCAAGAGAGGACAACGTAGAAAACGGCGAAGCAAACAACGATCTAAGAAACTTACTACCACGACGTGCAGCACTACCACAGTTAGTCCCAAAACCATAGAAACATCAACAAGAAAAGCAAGTGGCGATAAAAAGCCTCTTAAATCAAGATCAGCCACATCAAAAAAACTCTATTCTCCGCCATATTTCTCTACACTATATCCCATCGTTATCGAGACTTGCTTCGAATTAGAGTCACTGACCGCCAGCGGAAATAGCAAAGCAGGAACAACAGGAAGTAGTATAAAAGCTGCTGGAGCAGGCGGCACTTGTGTTATCGGTGTTACTAATACTCAACGTCTCAACAATACTTGTAGACGGCAGCTACGCCGACGGCGTAGCGTTACCAATTTTACTAATCGTAAGCACAGAGCAAAGGCTAaagcggcggcggcggcgagAGCGTCGCCTGTGTTGAAAGTTCGCGGCAATAGCAAGGAAACCGCAGCGCGATTAGCGACTTTACGCAATCGAAAGAAAGTAGAAGAAAGCAGTAAggacaagaaaaaacaaaaagttgggAACAACAACTGTGAACTGCAAGTGAAAAGGCACGCAG CCTGGTATAATTTGAATGAAGCGTTACTAAACAAAATCGAACCGCTGGAAGTTGAGGTGAAAAAAAGCGGTAGTAAGCGTAAACGCGACAGCAGTGTCGCGGCAGCACGCAAGCGCAACAGCATCACACTCAAGCACACCCCGCCACCAGCGGTACACTTGTCTCCAGCAAGTTTTGATTTTATCACGCTTCCTTGCGTTGGTGCGCCAGCGGCAGAAATTAGCGCTGGTCCTAGTATCGTTAAAACTTCTGAAAGTATTAGTCAAGCCAACGCTACACAGACATCCTCAACAGCAACAGAAGTCTCTGTTGAGTTAACTGACGTAGCAACCTCAACTAGTACGGCGACAACAGCGAGCAAAGGAGTAGTTGCAGTCACGAAAGCAGCTATATCTAATTCCGAATATAGCTCATCTGttagcagcggcagcagcaaaaAGCGTGCACGCGGCGGCATGTCTTTGTACGAGCGTCGGTACCAAACCACAGACGCAGAGCCGCGCTCTGGTGCGAGCGTAGTCACAAACGGCTACCTCAGTTCAACGCGCACTTCATCGGCCTCGTCGAGCGCCGTACACTCGGACGCCGACAATACACAGGACATCACCCAACAGTACTATATGCCAGTGGCATCAGTCTCCAGTAGTGGCCTCGCCGGTAGCAGTAGCAGCGGCAGTGGTGTTATCGCAGCCGTACCGCTAGGCAATGGCAGCGCACTGAATCATGCACCTTCCATGGCGACTCTCTGCAATATTGGCAACACTTGCTACCTGAATTCGGTTGTGTATACGCTGCGTTTTGCGCCACAATTTCTACACAATCTTCATCACTTGATAGTGGATTTGTCAAGCATACAGCAGTGTATAGCGCGTCAACGCGCCGCCAAGTCATCGTCGTTGGGACGTGGCATTAGTGCCGTACAATTGGAGAATGCGCGTAGCTGGAGTAGCAAAGATTTGGCAGCGCTCGAACAGAATGCACTTATGAATGTCGGTGTTGGTGGCGTGGGCGGTTGCGGGGGCGGCATTGGGCAGAAAAGTAGCCACCAAATGTTAACCGAACGCTTGCATGAGTTGTATCAGTGTTTGCATCGCAATGAGCTAGCCGAATCGACGGAGCCTTTCCATGCGGATACGTTGTTACATGCCGTGCAGGATGTGAATGCGATTTTCGAAGGGAACCAGCAGCAGGATGCACATGAGTTTCTAATGTGTTTGCTGAATAGCATACGGGAGACTTGCCAGCTGCTGATCAAAGCCATCGGCGAGTATCCGGACCTAATAATGAATGG TTACATTCGTAATCCCGATGAATTGGACACCTACACTATCGAACGTGATGCACTGGGTGGAACCAATGCCACGCCAAGTAGTAGTAATGCACATGGTGGTAGTGGTGCGCCCGGGGCATCAAATGCCACCAATTCATCGTCGTCTAGTCTCAGCACAAGTAACATTACGAAAGCGTCTTTTTTTTCGCGGAAGTCCAAACGAAAAGAGGAATCAAAAAACTCCAAAAACTCGCGGTTGCAATCCCCGCTCAAAGATGGACAGAGTGGTGGCATACAGGCTACTTCGAACAGTCTGTTCTACTTGAATTCTGTAGATCTCAGTGGTGCGTCATCGAATAATGCGAGCACGACTTCGGCGACGGCAACTGTTAGTGCGTCAGCTAGTAGTCCAAGCACTACAGTGAAAGGTCTTTCAGTTAGTACTACAGGCAATGATTCGAAAAGTGAGCTTTCTTCACCTGTCATGTTGAAGGATAAAGAACGCTTGGCCGAAAAGATACGCGAGTTGGGTTTAGACTTCTTCAGTGAGGATTTTGAAGGTGTAACCGTCTCCACTACGAAATGTTTGAGCTGCGAAACGGTCACGGAGCAGAAAGAAAGTATGATCGACATTGCAGTACCGGTACCTATTTCTGGCTATGATAATGCCGATTTAACGGATAAACCCAGTGCTTTTATACAG aATTCATGTGTTACCCGCGAGTTCTTTCGCGGCGAGAACAAATACCGCTGCGAACAATGTACTGGTTACACCGAAGCCATACGCTCTATCTCGTATGAGGTGTTGCCGCGCCTGTTGGTCATCCAGTTGAGTCGCTTCTCGGGGGGTATGGAAAAGATAAACAGTTACATTCCCACTTCGTTCACTTTGCAATGTTTTTGCGCTAAATGCTGCGAGCTCAGCGATGCCAATAAGCTGCATATCTACAAACTGTATAGCGTCATAACGCATGTTGGTGCGACCATGTCTGTGGGCCATTACATCGCCTACACCTGCTCGTTGGACTGGGCCAATGAGTATGTGAATTGCCCAAAGGATAGACGCAATGCTAATATTAATAGCGGTTCGCAGCAAATGGGCCTTCAAGCGAACGGACTTTCGAACAATAGTTTTTACCCATTGGGAGGTGGTGTAGGTTCGGCTGCATCTGGTGGCGGTTCAACGCCAAACGAACGCAGTAGCCCCGGTACACAAGCTGCTTCTGCAGCAAGCGCGGCGGCATCGGCGCTCGCATCATCGGGATCCAGTCTGATGAAGAAGATGAAGTTCGGTCGCAGCAAAGCCTCGAGCAGTGGTGATATGAGtaagaatatgaaaaatttgaatGGTATCACAAGCAAAGTCATCACGAATGGAATTGGCAAGCTGAGTATGAACACGACATGTCACAGTTTGACTTGCTGCGCGACGCGAATTTGCAGCGTACAGCAGCAACAATTGCAACAGCATCAGTTGAGTGCCAGCAATAATGAGTTGAGCGAAGAGACGCTGCCAAATGGTTCCAATCACGCATCAGCCTCAATGAGCATTAGCGGTAGCAGTAATGCTGGAGGCGGCGGTGGCAGCGGTACTGGTAGTGGTGGCAGTAGCACTACTAGCGGTTACAGCAGTTACCCAGTTGGTTATGGCAGTACTGGACGAGGTGGCACGAAGGCCAGCGCTTGTGGCGGTTATGCGTCCAGTTGTGGCAGTCTTTCGGCGATGGGTAGCAGCAATGGCGAACCCATATGGTACATGTGCGACGATGATAAAATCAAAGCGATGACGCAACGTGAATTCGAAGAATTACTGTCGCCAGCGCGCAAAATCACCGTTACGCCGTACCTGCTCTTCTATGCGCGCTTCGATTTGCAAACATCGACGCCGCCTAGCGCTAAATCCACATCGACTGCGGCGCAGCAATCTTCCTGGTCCAATGAGAATTTGACGTTGAATCCAGGCGCTACAGCAGCCGCCCTGCATAAAATGTGA